A single Nicotiana tabacum cultivar K326 chromosome 5, ASM71507v2, whole genome shotgun sequence DNA region contains:
- the LOC107800585 gene encoding isoflavone reductase homolog — MAGKSRILFIGGTGYIGKFIVEASAKAGHDTFVLVRESTLSNPTKTKLIDTFKSVGVTFVHGDLYDHESLVKAIKQVDVVISTVGHALLADQVKIIAAIKEAGNVKRFFPSEFGNDVDRVHAVEPAKTAFKTKAQIRRAIEAEGIPFTYVANFFFAGYFLPNLAQPGASGPPTDKVVILGDGNTKAVFNKEEDIATYTIKAVDDPKTLNKILYIRPPHNIITLNEVISLWEKKIGKNLERVYVPEEQVLKNIQEASFPLNVILSISHTAFVKGDHTNFAIEPSFGLEASEAYPDVKYTPVDEILNQYV; from the exons ATGGCCGGAAAAAGTAGAATTCTGTTCATTGGAGGTACTGGATACATCGGAAAATTCATCGTCGAGGCTAGTGCTAAAGCTGGTCACGACACCTTTGTGTTGGTCAGAGAATCCACACTTTCCAATCCTACCAAAACCAAACTCATTGATACTTTCAAGAGTGTTGGTGTCACTTTCGTCCAT GGAGATTTATACGATCATGAGAGTTTGGTGAAGGCGATAAAGCAGGTGGACGTTGTGATTTCAACTGTAGGTCATGCCCTGTTAGCTGATCAGGTCAAGATCATTGCTGCTATCAAGGAAGCTGGTAATGTCAAG AGATTCTTTCCTTCTGAATTTGGGAATGATGTAGACCGTGTCCACGCTGTTGAGCCTGCTAAAACAGCATTCAAAACCAAAGCTCAAATTCGCCGTGCTATTGAGGCTGAAGGAATACCATTCACTTATGTGGCCAACTTCTTTTTTGCTGgttattttcttccaaatttaGCACAGCCTGGAGCTTCAGGTCCTCCTACAGACAAAGTTGTCATCTTAGGAGATGGCAATACTAAAG CTGTTTTTAACAAGGAAGAAGACATTGCTACCTATACCATCAAGGCTGTTGATGATCCAAAAACACTGAACAAAATACTTTACATTAGGCCACCACATAATATAATTACACTAAATGAGGTTATATCGTTGTGGGAGAAGAAAATCGGAAAGAACCTTGAAAGAGTATACGTACCCGAGGAACAAGTTCTCAAGAACATACAAG AAGCCTCGTTTCCATTGAACGTGATATTATCGATCTCTCACACTGCTTTTGTGAAGGGTGACCACACTAATTTTGCAATTGAACCGTCATTTGGATTGGAGGCATCAGAGGCTTATCCTGATGTTAAATATACCCCAGTAGATGAGATTCTCAACCAATATGTGTGA